The Roseibium sp. Sym1 nucleotide sequence CCATCGTACCGAGCCGCTTGAGGATGCTGCTCTTCATGCCGTCCAGCAGTTCCACCTCGATATGTTCGCCGGCGGCGGTCGTCAGCGGCAGGGCGAGGAAGATCAGGGTTGCCAGCAGGATCTCGGTCAGCTCATAGGCGCCGGTGACCGGGCTGTTGAAGGCATAGCGCGCGATGACGTCGACGCAGGTCAGCCCGATCAGCGCGGCCAGCACCAACAGGCAGGCAAGACCGAGCAAAAAGGCGGCCCCGCGCCGGATCCTTGCGATCCGGCCCGGAGCGTTCGTGTGCGGCTGAGACAGCATGATCAGGGCTGGATGCCGGTCTGGTCACGGAAGGCGGCAAGGGCGGCGGTGCCGTCAAAGCCGGTTTTCTGGACCGCGTCGGCCCAGGTGGCTTCATGCTTGGCAGCCAGCGCCCTGATGGCCTCGAGTACCGGGGCAGGGGCGTCATAGACCTCGATGTCCTTGTCAGCGATATAGGCCGCGCCGCGCGTGTCGGCACCGTCCCAGACACTGCCGGCAAGCTCGGCAAGCGCCGCACCGGACACGCCTTCGATGGCAGCCTGGTCCTCTTCGGAAATGCCGTCCCAGATGTCCTCGTTCATGACCATGAACCAGGAGGTGTTGTAGATGCCGCCCGGGATGCGCATGGAGTATTTGATGTGGTCGGTCAGGTTGAACGCCTGCAGCGCTTCCATCGGGAAGGTGACGCCGTCAATGACTCCACGGGAGAGCTTTTCATAGACCTCGCCCGGGCCCATGAACTGGGTGATGATGTCGAGATCCTGGGCGAGGCCGGCAATGTAGCCGCCGGGTGTGCGGACCTTCAGGCCGGAGAAGTCCTCCGGCGTCTCGATCTTGCGCTGGTTGTTGTGGAACATGCCCGGACCGTGCACCCACAGGCCCAGCAGCTTGGTGCCCTGGTGTTCTCCTTGCGCGTCCAGCGTGCCGGCATAGACATCCCAATAGGCCTTGGAACCTTCGGTGGCCGTGTCGGCGATGAAGGAGAACTGGCCGATGCGCGAGCGCAGGAAACGGTCGTCCTTGGTGAAGGAGTGCAGGCCGTAGGTGATGTCGACGATGCCTTCGGCGGCAAGGTCAAAATGCTCCGGCGGCGAGCCGACCGGCTTCGGTAGGACGCGCACCGTGACACGGCCCTCGGTGGCCTCGGCGACCTGCTCGGCCCAAGGCTCGATCACACCCGTGACGATCGGGTGTTTCGGCGGCAACCAGGACGACAGCACGAGTTCATCCGCGCTTGCGGCCGAGACCAGCCCGGTCAATGCGCCTGCCGCGACACCTGCCAGAATGGAAAGACATTTCAGCTGATTCAAGGGTTTCTCCTCCCCAACGTTTATGATGGCCGCTCTTGCCGGTATCATCCGTGCCAGAAACGTGACGCCATAGATAGTTTCATTTGAAACAAAATAGTTGCAACTGAAACCAAGTCAATCGTAAAATCGCGTATCCTAGCCAAACGGACACCATGGACCCCAGATGAAAAAGCTGACTGACCCGGGAAACGGAACATCGGAACCTTTTGAAAACACGCGAGAAAACCAGGATGCAGCGCACTCCGATTTCGAGCTTGAAACTTTTTTCCCGTACCTGGTGCGCGTGTTCTATTCCGATGTCACCCGTGCCTTGTCGGCGGTTTATCAACGCGACTACGGCATGATGCCGGCCGAGTGGCGCACCATGGCCATTCTCGGGTCGGCCACGTCCGGGCTTCAGGCGACGGAGATCGTCTCGCGATCCAGCATGGACAAGGTGGTGGTCAGCCGCGCCGTGAAACGCATGGAGGAGCGCGGTTTCCTGGTGCGCGAGAGCAACGCCGCCGACGGACGCAGCTTTCTGCTGAAGCTGTCCGAAGAGGGCAGGGCGGTCTATGAGGATCTCGGCCCCAAGCTCAAGGCCGTCGAGCAGCGGATGCTGAGCGGGCTCAAGGAACAGGAGATCGAAGGGTTCCTGACCGTAACCCGGCGCATCCGGGAGAACCTTGCCGGCGAGCTGGAAGGCGTGAGTGACTAGGGCAAGCGTTTACCGGACGTGGAGCGCTGTTCTCCGCGGCACTTTCTGGTGTCACCCCGGCCGAGCGCAGCGCGGAGCCTGGGCCCACTCGAAAGGGCGCTTGTTGAAGCGGTGCTAATTTGCGACCCTGCCGCGCCGAAAATCAAGGCGCTCTGGAAACGAGTGGGCCCCGGGTCTCGCGATGCTCGCCCGGGGTGACACCAGGGGTAGGGTGTTTTAGAAATGGATACACTCAAAAGGTGTGTCTTGACCTATTATGTTTACATTCTTGCGAGCCGAAAAAACGGCACGCTTTATGTCGGCGTGACCAATGACCTCGCAAGGCGGGTCGAGCAACACCGCCTCGGCGAAGGCAGGAGCTTCACGAAAAAGCACAAGGTTGGCAGGCTTGTTTTTGCGGAAGGCTTTGAAGAGATCAACGAAGCGATCGCAACGGAAAAACGTCTGAAGAAGTGGCACCGCGCCTGGAAGATCCAGTTGATCGAGCGTTCCAATCCCGAGTGGCTGGATTTGCCCGTCCCCTAACCCCGGTGTCACCCCGGCCAAGCGCAGCGCGAGCCGGGGCCTACTCGCAAGGCCGCTTGTTGAAGAGGCCCTTGTGATGGCACTGCCGTGCCCAGGTAAGGGAACTCTGGAAACGAGTGGGCCCCGGGTCTCGCGTTGCTCGCCCGGGGTGACATCGGGGGCGGTGTCCGACGTCGTTTGAGCTTCCCGAAGCTGAATATCCGAACCACCATCAAAAAAAAGGCGGCCCGGGGCCGCCTTTTTCGTGTGCCCTTGCAGTCCGCCTCTAGTCGAGGCGGCCGCTGGCGTGGGCCAGCATGGTGTAGACCTTGCCGGTGTCCGAAGTCAGGTAGGTCTGACCGAGCATGTTGTCACGGTCGTTGCGTGCCACCTGGGCCAGGAGCTGTTCGAAGTCGGCGACATACCGTTCCACCGCCGTGCGGAATTCGGGGTCGCGGGAGTACTTCTGACGGATCTCGTCGAAGGTCTGCTGGCCCTGAAGGGTGTAGAGGCGGCGTGTGAACACGTGCCGTTCACCGTTGCGGTAGCGGTTCCACAGATCGACGAAGGTCTCGTGATCGATGGCACGGGCAATGTCCACGGACAGCGAATTGAGGCTTTCCACCGTCTGCAGCGGGGTCCGGCTCATGTCGGTGTCCGCACCGGCTTCCTCGTCGCGGGACGCGCGGCGCAGAAGATCCGCCACCCAGCCCTTGCCGCCCGAGGCGCCTGCCGGTGCAGCCGCAGCGGGCTGCTGGCGGCGGGGCTCGGCCGGGCGCGCCTGCTGCTGCCGCGGCTCACTGGCCGGGGCATAGCTTGCCGGCGCCGGCTGGGGCGCCGGTTGCTGCGGGGCAGGGGCGGCACTGGCCGTCGCTGCCTGGGCCTGCGGCCGGGAGATGTCCAGCGTGTTGGACTGCTTGGCGACGATTTCCGACAATTCGGTCAGCGCGCGGATCTGCTCGTTGACCACCTTGCGCAGCGCTGCGGAGGATTCTTCCGCTTCGTCCGGCAGGTTCAGGACGCCCTGTTTCAGTTCGCTGCGGGTCGCTTCCAGCTCGCGATGGACCTCACGGGCGACGTCACGCATGCGGGTGGCCGCATCGTTGAAGCGCTCGGAGGCGTCGCTGACCGTGCGCGACATTTCCGCGATGATGTCGTCCTGGGCCGAGCGGATGGCTTCGCGGGCCTTCTGGCCCTCCATGCCGGCGGTCAGGCGCATCGACTCGAACTGCTCCGCCACCTGCTTGGAGGCGGCTTCCGCGGCGGCCGACAGCATGTTGGCGGCGTCACGGGCCTTGTCGTCTGCCGATTCCAGGGTTTCCGACAGGGTCTGGGTGAAGGACCGCATGAGCGAGTCGACGGCCTCGGTCTTGGACAGAAGCGTTTCGGCGACTTCCTCGATGGCCGTGCGGCGCTCGGCGACGCGGCCCTCGACGGAGCGGTTGGTGTCCTCCAGGTGCCGGGCGGCCTTGGTCAGTTCCTCCGACTGGTCGCCGAAGCGGCTGGTCAGGTTCTGGATGTCGGCCAGCGTCGTGTCGGTGACATCGCGCAGGTTGGAAACCTGCTCGGTGATCAGCGACGTTGTCGAATTGGTTTCCGAAACCGCGCGGTCGACCGCCGAGCGGAATTCTCCGGCGCGGCGGGCCAGGTTGCCCTCCACTTCGGTGAGGTTCTCGCCGGCCGTCGCAACGATGCCCTGCAGGTTGGAGTTGCTTTCCTCGATCTTGTTGAGGATCTCGGTAACGTCCGCCTCCAGGCGCTGCTTGGTGTCGGTCAGCAGGGTGGTGGCCTGCTCGCTGCGCTCGTTGATGCTGGCAACGATGCGATCGCCGGCCTCGACCAGCGAACGGGTCGCGTCCAGACCGGTATGGGCGAAGGTGTCGGTGACATCGCGGCCCTTGACGGTGATCGCCTCCAGGATGGCGGTGTGGACCTCGGACAGGCGTCCGGTCAGGTCGTTGGCGCGCATCTCGATGGCGTTCACCAGTTCGTTGCCGTCGGTGCCGACGATCTTGGCCAGCTCGCCGGAACGGGCACCAAAGGCCTCGTTGAGGCTGGTGGCCTTTTCAAGCAGCTCGTTGGCAACCTCGTTGCCGCGGCCGACCAGCAGGTCGGCGGCTTCGGCCACCGCGCTGTTGACCCGGGCGCGGACCATGCCCGCTTCGCTCGACATCTGACCGCGGATTTCCTCGAGCGTCTTGGCCAGCGTCATGCGGGCCTGCTCGCTTTCCGCGGACAGGTTGCCGGAGATTTCGGCGATCAGGCCGGACAGCTCGTTGCGGACCTTTTCGCTTTCGCCGGTCAGCGAACCGGTGAATTCGGCCAGGGTGCCAGCGTAAAGTGTGCGTGCGTTTTCGCTTTCGGCGGCCATCGCGCGGGCGGCATCGCCGACTGCGCTGAGGACAAGATCGCGGATCTTGTCGCTTTCACCGGACATGGTGCCGGTCGCCTGCTGCATCGCAGCCGTGACCGCGTCCGCCGCCTTCTGGCTTTCGCCCACCAGCACACCCC carries:
- a CDS encoding TRAP transporter small permease: MLSQPHTNAPGRIARIRRGAAFLLGLACLLVLAALIGLTCVDVIARYAFNSPVTGAYELTEILLATLIFLALPLTTAAGEHIEVELLDGMKSSILKRLGTMAAAICTIGVFAVIALEMADHAGKLARRGRVTDSLEIPLSLVGWLGAVSFGLSALAALYFFTKRFREKA
- a CDS encoding TRAP transporter substrate-binding protein — protein: MNQLKCLSILAGVAAGALTGLVSAASADELVLSSWLPPKHPIVTGVIEPWAEQVAEATEGRVTVRVLPKPVGSPPEHFDLAAEGIVDITYGLHSFTKDDRFLRSRIGQFSFIADTATEGSKAYWDVYAGTLDAQGEHQGTKLLGLWVHGPGMFHNNQRKIETPEDFSGLKVRTPGGYIAGLAQDLDIITQFMGPGEVYEKLSRGVIDGVTFPMEALQAFNLTDHIKYSMRIPGGIYNTSWFMVMNEDIWDGISEEDQAAIEGVSGAALAELAGSVWDGADTRGAAYIADKDIEVYDAPAPVLEAIRALAAKHEATWADAVQKTGFDGTAALAAFRDQTGIQP
- a CDS encoding MarR family winged helix-turn-helix transcriptional regulator: MKKLTDPGNGTSEPFENTRENQDAAHSDFELETFFPYLVRVFYSDVTRALSAVYQRDYGMMPAEWRTMAILGSATSGLQATEIVSRSSMDKVVVSRAVKRMEERGFLVRESNAADGRSFLLKLSEEGRAVYEDLGPKLKAVEQRMLSGLKEQEIEGFLTVTRRIRENLAGELEGVSD
- a CDS encoding GIY-YIG nuclease family protein, producing the protein MTYYVYILASRKNGTLYVGVTNDLARRVEQHRLGEGRSFTKKHKVGRLVFAEGFEEINEAIATEKRLKKWHRAWKIQLIERSNPEWLDLPVP